One genomic region from Bacteroidales bacterium WCE2008 encodes:
- a CDS encoding pyruvate kinase, with product MDAKKTKIICSVADNRCDVEFIRSMYESGMNVVRVNSAHASIEGAQKIVDNVRKVSDRIAILIDTKGPEVRLTNVENPFLVTEGATVEIFDDPSGICRQGSLYTSYPNFSRDVPVGARVLIDDGSIELKVVSKGEGRLVCEVMNEGLIGSHKSVNVPNVHIDLPALTEKDKKFILWAIKADIDFIAHSFVRNARDLQEIQDILDAEGSHLKIISKIENQQGVDNLDDILSHCYGVMVARGDLGVEIPPESLPLVQKAIVSACRERKKPVIVATQMLQSMIENPRPTRAEITDVANAIFQGADAIMLSGESAYGKYPVEAVRTMQKIAEENEKALDVCLTLNLRKVVKPVAAVIARSLIASTLELPVKCLVFDTYTGRIGRYLSSFRPKVPMYAMCYRESTMRELAMVRGIETYPFQQVKDKNEFAEKAIGILAAEGKVQKGDLIGYIGGLFGSEQGATYMEFRYVD from the coding sequence ATGGACGCAAAGAAAACAAAGATCATCTGCTCGGTGGCAGATAACAGGTGCGACGTGGAGTTCATCCGCAGCATGTACGAAAGCGGAATGAATGTCGTAAGAGTCAACTCGGCCCACGCCAGCATAGAAGGAGCTCAGAAAATTGTTGACAACGTAAGGAAAGTATCCGACAGGATCGCCATCCTGATCGATACCAAAGGACCGGAAGTCCGCCTGACCAACGTGGAGAACCCGTTCCTGGTCACGGAAGGGGCAACTGTCGAAATCTTCGACGACCCGTCCGGAATCTGCCGTCAGGGCAGCCTCTATACATCCTATCCTAATTTCTCCCGCGACGTTCCTGTCGGTGCCAGAGTCCTTATCGACGACGGCAGCATCGAGCTCAAGGTTGTCTCTAAAGGGGAGGGCCGCCTTGTCTGCGAGGTCATGAACGAGGGCCTCATCGGCAGCCACAAGAGCGTCAACGTCCCTAACGTCCATATCGACCTTCCAGCACTTACTGAGAAGGACAAGAAATTCATACTTTGGGCCATCAAAGCCGACATCGATTTCATTGCACATTCATTCGTCCGCAACGCCCGCGACCTTCAGGAGATCCAGGACATCCTCGACGCTGAGGGCAGCCATCTGAAGATCATCTCCAAGATCGAGAACCAGCAGGGCGTCGACAATCTCGACGACATACTCTCACATTGCTATGGCGTCATGGTCGCGCGAGGCGACCTTGGAGTCGAGATCCCGCCGGAGAGCCTGCCTCTCGTCCAGAAGGCCATCGTTTCGGCATGCCGCGAGCGTAAGAAACCGGTAATAGTAGCAACTCAGATGCTCCAGAGCATGATCGAGAATCCGCGTCCGACAAGGGCCGAGATAACCGATGTCGCCAACGCCATATTCCAGGGAGCAGATGCAATAATGCTGAGCGGAGAGTCCGCTTATGGAAAGTATCCGGTAGAGGCCGTAAGGACCATGCAGAAGATTGCCGAAGAGAATGAAAAAGCTCTGGACGTCTGCCTTACCCTGAATCTCAGGAAAGTGGTGAAACCGGTCGCTGCCGTGATTGCCCGTTCGCTTATCGCGTCTACTCTCGAACTTCCGGTGAAATGTCTGGTGTTCGATACATATACAGGCCGTATCGGCCGTTATCTTTCTTCCTTCAGACCGAAGGTGCCGATGTATGCCATGTGCTATAGGGAGAGCACCATGCGTGAGCTTGCAATGGTACGCGGCATCGAGACCTATCCTTTCCAGCAGGTGAAGGACAAGAATGAATTTGC
- a CDS encoding sulfate permease, SulP family, with protein sequence MKGLDFKPKMVSALKHYDRKTFTADIMAGIIVGIVALPLAIAFAIASGVSPEKGIITAIVAGFLISALGGSKVQIGGPTGAFIIIVYDIIQNYGMQGLTIATLMAGVFLVLLGVLRLGTIIKFIPYPIVVGFTSGIAVTIFTTQVKDLLGMTMDVNPSDFIEKWIAYGRNIGNIDLWSTLTGIVSIIIIALTPKVSKKIPGSLIAIIVMTIAALLLRNYAGITSIETIGDRFSISNQMPGAVVPALSWETITGLTGPAVTIAILCAIESLLSATVADGVIGDNHNSNTELIGQGIANIVSPLFGGIPATGAIARTMTNINNGGRTPIAGVVHAVVLLLIFLFLMPFAKYIPMSCLAGVLVVVAYGMSGWRSFLGMMKNPKSDVTVLLLTFFLTIIFGLVPAIEYGLLCACLLFMRRMMETTDVKVISDEIDLSEDVDMQAGNLENLTIPEGVEVYEINGPYFFGAGNRAEEMMMRFGKHPKVRIIRMRKVPFIDSTGLNNLRNLCKMSGKKGAPVVLSGVVPKVQAVLERNGFVEMLGKENICSHIDEALARAKEIIG encoded by the coding sequence ATGAAGGGATTAGATTTCAAGCCGAAAATGGTTTCGGCACTTAAACATTACGACAGAAAAACATTCACCGCCGACATCATGGCCGGTATAATTGTCGGCATCGTAGCGCTCCCTCTGGCGATCGCCTTCGCAATCGCATCGGGCGTCTCACCTGAAAAAGGTATCATCACAGCCATCGTTGCCGGCTTCCTCATCTCAGCTCTCGGAGGCAGCAAAGTCCAGATCGGAGGACCTACCGGAGCATTCATCATAATAGTATATGACATAATCCAGAACTACGGCATGCAGGGCCTGACCATCGCGACGCTGATGGCCGGTGTGTTCCTTGTGCTGCTCGGAGTCCTGAGACTTGGAACCATAATAAAATTCATTCCTTACCCGATCGTGGTCGGATTCACCAGCGGTATCGCCGTTACGATCTTCACCACCCAGGTGAAGGATCTTCTCGGAATGACGATGGACGTCAACCCGAGCGACTTCATCGAAAAATGGATCGCTTACGGCCGTAACATCGGGAACATCGACCTTTGGAGCACCCTCACAGGTATTGTCAGCATCATCATAATCGCCCTGACTCCTAAGGTCAGCAAAAAGATTCCGGGCTCTCTTATCGCAATCATAGTGATGACCATAGCGGCGCTGCTTCTGCGCAACTACGCCGGCATCACCTCAATCGAGACCATCGGCGACCGCTTCAGCATCAGCAACCAGATGCCTGGCGCCGTCGTACCGGCTCTTTCATGGGAGACCATCACGGGACTGACCGGTCCTGCGGTGACGATCGCAATCCTATGCGCAATCGAATCCCTGCTTTCAGCGACTGTCGCAGACGGAGTCATCGGCGACAATCATAATTCGAATACCGAGCTCATCGGACAGGGCATCGCGAACATCGTATCTCCGTTGTTCGGCGGCATCCCGGCTACAGGCGCCATCGCCAGGACCATGACCAATATCAACAATGGCGGACGTACTCCGATCGCAGGAGTCGTCCATGCGGTCGTGCTTCTTCTGATCTTCCTGTTCCTTATGCCTTTCGCGAAGTATATCCCTATGTCCTGCCTCGCAGGTGTGCTGGTGGTCGTCGCTTATGGAATGAGCGGCTGGAGATCTTTCCTCGGCATGATGAAGAACCCTAAGAGCGACGTTACAGTCCTTCTCCTGACCTTCTTCCTGACCATAATCTTCGGTCTCGTACCGGCAATCGAATATGGTCTGCTCTGCGCATGTCTGCTGTTCATGAGACGTATGATGGAGACTACCGATGTCAAGGTCATCAGCGACGAGATCGACCTCAGCGAGGATGTCGACATGCAGGCCGGCAACCTGGAGAACCTTACCATTCCGGAGGGTGTGGAAGTATATGAGATCAACGGTCCTTATTTCTTCGGCGCAGGTAACCGTGCCGAGGAGATGATGATGCGTTTCGGAAAGCATCCGAAGGTGCGTATCATCCGTATGAGGAAGGTTCCGTTCATCGATTCTACCGGTCTGAACAACCTTAGAAACCTCTGCAAGATGAGCGGAAAGAAAGGCGCTCCTGTCGTGCTTTCTGGCGTCGTGCCGAAGGTTCAGGCCGTGCTTGAGAGGAATGGTTTCGTAGAGATGCTCGGCAAGGAGAATATCTGCAGCCATATCGATGAAGCTCTTGCAAGAGCAAAGGAGATTATCGGATAA
- a CDS encoding formyltetrahydrofolate deformylase: MTATLLLHCPDRQGIIADITGFISKNRGNIINLAQFVDHVENVFFMRLEWDLENFLIPKEKITDYFETLYASRYDMKFKIYFSGSKPRMAIFVSKMSHCIFDLLSRYSAGEWEVEIPLIVSNHPDLEHVAKMFGIPYHVFPITKENRDEQQKAMMQLLADNNIDFIVLARYMQIIGEEMIAAYPNRIINIHHSFLPAFVGAKPYQAAFERGVKIIGATSHYVTAELDAGPIICQDVVSITHKDMPQTLVNKGKDLEKIVLSRAVQKHIEHKILVYKNKTVVFN, from the coding sequence ATGACAGCAACTTTGCTTCTCCACTGCCCTGACAGGCAGGGTATCATCGCAGACATAACCGGATTCATATCCAAGAACAGAGGTAATATCATCAATCTCGCCCAGTTCGTGGACCACGTCGAGAACGTGTTCTTCATGAGGCTGGAGTGGGATCTCGAGAATTTCCTTATCCCAAAGGAGAAGATTACGGATTATTTCGAGACTCTATATGCGAGCCGCTATGACATGAAGTTCAAGATATACTTCAGCGGTTCGAAGCCACGCATGGCTATCTTCGTATCCAAGATGTCGCACTGTATCTTCGACCTGCTTTCCCGCTATTCCGCAGGAGAATGGGAGGTCGAGATTCCTCTGATCGTAAGCAACCATCCGGACCTGGAGCATGTCGCCAAGATGTTCGGCATCCCGTACCATGTATTCCCTATCACCAAGGAGAACCGCGACGAGCAGCAGAAGGCCATGATGCAGTTGCTTGCAGACAACAATATCGATTTCATCGTGCTGGCCCGCTACATGCAGATAATCGGCGAGGAGATGATCGCGGCATATCCGAACAGGATCATAAACATCCACCATTCATTCCTTCCGGCTTTCGTGGGAGCGAAGCCTTACCAGGCAGCTTTCGAGAGGGGTGTAAAGATCATAGGAGCTACCAGCCACTATGTCACGGCAGAGCTGGATGCGGGCCCTATCATCTGCCAGGATGTAGTCAGCATCACCCACAAGGACATGCCTCAGACTCTCGTAAACAAGGGCAAGGACCTCGAAAAGATAGTGCTCTCACGTGCCGTCCAGAAGCACATAGAGCACAAGATTCTCGTCTACAAGAACAAGACTGTGGTGTTTAACTAG
- a CDS encoding transcriptional regulator, TetR family gives MERDREATERKLLDTIGQMIAEDGFENIGVNAVSARSGVSKILIYRYFGSVDGLVSSFIQKKDFWLSSSFDFQGADLPATVKKVFNEHIEKLRTDPVLRKLYRWELSSNNELIKAMRAEREKVGMDLIRQVCELTGRPRQEVAALAAIITSSVAYLAMLADTCPVYNGIYVDSDEGWKQISMEIENLVDKLFES, from the coding sequence ATGGAAAGGGACAGAGAAGCAACAGAAAGGAAATTGCTGGACACGATTGGACAGATGATCGCCGAAGACGGATTCGAGAACATCGGAGTCAATGCAGTGTCTGCCAGGTCCGGAGTATCGAAGATTTTAATCTACAGGTATTTCGGATCAGTCGACGGTCTGGTCTCCTCGTTCATCCAGAAAAAAGACTTCTGGCTATCCTCCTCGTTTGATTTCCAGGGAGCTGACCTTCCGGCTACGGTTAAGAAAGTGTTCAATGAACATATAGAGAAACTCCGTACGGACCCGGTATTGAGGAAACTCTACCGCTGGGAGCTCTCCAGCAACAACGAGCTGATCAAGGCCATGAGGGCTGAAAGAGAGAAAGTAGGGATGGACCTGATCAGACAAGTCTGCGAACTGACCGGTCGTCCGCGGCAGGAAGTGGCTGCTCTCGCCGCAATCATCACGTCTTCCGTCGCCTATCTCGCAATGCTTGCGGACACCTGCCCCGTGTATAACGGAATATACGTCGACAGCGACGAAGGCTGGAAGCAGATCTCTATGGAAATAGAAAACCTTGTGGACAAGCTGTTTGAATCATAA
- a CDS encoding Predicted protein, whose product MNFTLLFLLLAGSFSSCQKDLLEFRQDDIRISIEQGGEWLHDFPLFMGIKKKNPPQIAIWMEDIEGNYISTLYVSHKVAHNDWQMAKGNDRKEALPVWTHLVKERASVDGVSGATPRGSFDVNLNLKDQKGPFVVKVEVNHSTDFNIYYPENAKEGESNYSGGKQGSGQPALVYVAVVEPSRGCNRFEAVLAGHSSPDGSTGKIYKDMAGITTAKDIIKRIEITVQ is encoded by the coding sequence ATGAACTTTACATTATTGTTTTTATTGTTGGCGGGAAGCTTTTCTTCCTGCCAGAAGGACCTGCTGGAATTCAGACAGGACGATATCAGGATCAGTATCGAGCAAGGCGGCGAATGGCTGCACGACTTTCCTCTTTTCATGGGCATCAAAAAGAAGAACCCGCCCCAGATTGCAATTTGGATGGAGGACATCGAGGGAAATTATATCTCGACCCTGTATGTTTCTCATAAAGTCGCACACAACGACTGGCAGATGGCCAAAGGGAATGACAGGAAGGAGGCGCTCCCGGTGTGGACACATCTTGTAAAGGAACGCGCATCCGTGGACGGAGTTTCCGGCGCGACTCCAAGGGGCAGTTTCGACGTAAATCTGAATCTGAAGGACCAGAAAGGGCCGTTCGTAGTGAAGGTAGAAGTTAACCACTCAACTGACTTCAATATATATTATCCAGAAAACGCCAAAGAAGGCGAGTCAAATTATTCCGGAGGCAAGCAAGGCAGCGGACAGCCGGCTCTGGTCTATGTGGCCGTAGTGGAACCTTCGAGAGGCTGCAACAGATTTGAGGCTGTCCTTGCCGGTCACAGCAGTCCTGACGGAAGCACAGGAAAGATTTACAAGGATATGGCAGGAATCACGACGGCCAAGGACATAATCAAACGGATTGAAATCACTGTACAGTAA
- a CDS encoding Methyltransferase domain-containing protein, with translation MDNKITSSYRHSKGFYDNIMTRATWWSDLYLRIFWQNVDDVEIAGHVLDYIPDDFDGTILDVPLGTAIFTSEKYRRLKHARITGLDYSEDMLNIARERLDGLNIDIMKGDVAALPFPDESFDIVLSMNGFPVFPDKDAAFSETRRVLKKGGKLLACFYLKGQSRTTDWLTRNILARKGWMTLPFDDKQKVLERLSPYFELDDFHIKGSMLYFSATKK, from the coding sequence ATGGACAATAAAATCACTTCTTCATACCGCCATTCAAAAGGCTTCTATGACAATATCATGACGAGGGCAACCTGGTGGAGCGACCTTTATCTGAGAATATTCTGGCAGAACGTGGACGATGTCGAAATCGCCGGCCATGTACTCGACTACATCCCCGACGACTTCGACGGAACTATCCTTGACGTTCCCCTTGGCACCGCTATCTTCACCAGCGAAAAATACCGCAGACTCAAACACGCGCGAATTACCGGCCTGGATTATAGTGAGGACATGCTGAACATCGCCAGAGAACGGCTGGACGGCCTCAATATCGATATCATGAAGGGAGACGTCGCGGCTCTGCCTTTCCCTGACGAATCATTTGACATCGTCCTTAGCATGAACGGCTTCCCGGTCTTCCCGGACAAGGATGCAGCCTTCTCAGAAACCCGTCGCGTCCTGAAAAAAGGGGGAAAACTACTCGCCTGCTTCTACCTGAAAGGCCAATCCCGAACGACAGACTGGCTGACCAGGAACATCCTTGCCCGCAAAGGATGGATGACGCTCCCGTTCGACGATAAACAGAAAGTCCTCGAACGTCTTTCCCCATACTTCGAACTCGACGACTTCCATATAAAAGGCTCCATGCTCTATTTCTCCGCCACAAAGAAATAG
- a CDS encoding signal peptidase II gives MALSKGKKLLILGIILVVIDQAIKILVKTNMSIGEHFNVLGNWFQILFIENEGMAFGMKFGGAVGKLALSVFRLVLSGVLIWWIRNLIRKGDSQGRPVPNGVLVGLTLITAGAIGNIFDCVLYGQIFSYAPVLFGKVVDMFYFPLFTWPDWVPGLGGHIFFEPVFNFADSCVTVGAIYLILFQYKFFASDDKKK, from the coding sequence ATGGCACTCTCCAAAGGAAAGAAGTTACTTATTCTCGGAATAATTCTAGTTGTCATTGACCAGGCCATAAAAATCCTGGTCAAGACAAATATGTCCATAGGCGAGCATTTCAATGTGCTCGGCAACTGGTTCCAGATCCTTTTCATCGAAAACGAGGGCATGGCCTTCGGAATGAAATTCGGCGGGGCCGTCGGAAAGCTGGCCTTGTCCGTCTTCAGGCTCGTGTTGAGCGGCGTCCTCATCTGGTGGATCAGGAATCTTATCAGGAAGGGCGATTCCCAGGGCCGTCCCGTTCCGAACGGAGTCCTGGTCGGCCTGACGCTGATTACGGCCGGCGCTATCGGCAATATCTTCGACTGCGTTCTCTACGGTCAGATATTCTCTTATGCTCCGGTTCTTTTCGGAAAGGTTGTGGATATGTTCTATTTTCCGCTGTTTACCTGGCCTGACTGGGTGCCCGGTCTCGGAGGTCATATCTTCTTCGAACCTGTCTTCAATTTTGCGGACAGTTGCGTTACCGTCGGAGCTATTTATCTGATATTGTTCCAGTATAAATTCTTCGCATCTGACGATAAGAAGAAATAA
- a CDS encoding transcriptional regulator, TraR/DksA family yields MAEEIKTRYSDEELEEFKTIINDMLDKARKEYESLRYVIQHNGSNDIEDTIPSFKTVEDDGAMQLSREEASQLAQRQYKFIQNLEAALVRIENKTYGICRVTGKLIPKERLRLVPHATLTVEAKEMLSKGK; encoded by the coding sequence ATGGCAGAAGAGATCAAAACCCGCTACTCTGATGAAGAACTTGAAGAATTCAAGACCATCATCAATGATATGCTTGACAAGGCCAGGAAGGAATACGAATCCCTCCGCTATGTGATCCAGCATAACGGTTCGAACGATATCGAGGATACTATACCGTCTTTCAAGACCGTGGAGGACGATGGTGCGATGCAGCTCTCCCGCGAGGAGGCAAGCCAGCTCGCCCAGCGCCAGTATAAGTTCATCCAGAATCTCGAGGCTGCCCTCGTACGTATCGAAAACAAGACTTACGGTATTTGCCGTGTGACCGGAAAGCTTATCCCTAAGGAGAGGCTCCGTCTGGTACCTCACGCTACTCTTACCGTGGAGGCTAAGGAAATGCTTTCTAAGGGCAAGTAG
- a CDS encoding Isoleucyl-tRNA synthetase, giving the protein MTFKEYKGLDLVKVGADILDRWKKNHAFEKSLEVREGAPEFIFFEGPPSANGMPGIHHVMARSIKDAICRYKTQTGYRVARRAGWDTHGLPVEIGVEKKLGIHKEDIGKKISVAEYNDTCRKEVMKYTREWVNMTERVGYWVDMNDPYITYDNRYIETLWYLLKKIYDKGLLYKGFSIQPFSPSDGTGLSSHELNQPGCYKDVTDTTVTCQFEVIKDGKSQPVFGVESLPVYFLAWTTTPWTLPSNTALCVGPEIDYVRVRSFNPYSGQEAIYIVAKALVGAWFNPKAAELRLDEYKSGDKLVPYKVLEGEFKGSELVGIRYHQLIPWFKPQGGDSFKVISGDYVTTEDGTGIVHIAPTFGADDKKVAANFGMAALQVVDKDGNLQAQVDRSGRFYRLEDLDPAYVSECVDPSYAEYAGRYVKNAFDDSLPADAPTLDVDLCMMMKADGRAFKIQKHVHSYPHSWRTDKPVLYYPLDAWFIKTTAVKDEMVALNKQITWKPESTGTGRFGQWLENIQDWNLSRSRYWGTPLPIWRTEDGKEEICIGSVAELFAEIDKSVAAGFMKSNPLKDKGFDPADMSLENYDKIDLHRPYVDDIVLVSASGRKMVRESDLIDVWFDSGAMPFAQEGLRNLHSGKFGGTADFIAEGVDQTRGWFYTLHAIHTMISGTPAFKRVISNGLVLDKDGNKMSKRLGNAVDPFYALDKFGADALRWYMLTNAQPWDNLRFDEAGVIEVRNKFFGTLYNTYSFFALYANVDKFDLSAPAVPYAERPEIDRWIISLLNTLIKEVRAAYEDYDITLAGRLIQEFVCDNLSNWYVRLGRKRFWGGDMNQDKLSAYQTLYEVLKNVAVLAAPIAPFYMDQLYLDLVPGAESVHYVLMPDADASVIDTDLEERMALAQTATSMVLALRRKVSIKVRQPLSKIVIPVLSDKVRGQLEAVKKLILNEVNVKEAEFIADATGLITMKIKPNFKTLGKVYGKQMKEIAAAFGRMDQKTIGEIQAAEAAGLEYKLALEGGEVVLRPGDYEISSEDMPGWLVATEGRMTIALDVEISDELRREGVARELINRIQNLRKDSGFEVTDRVAVEVYATGKDFEEISSALSQFRDYISAQTLTTSLVEHDAPAPEGAASVEWNDKPINIVISKTY; this is encoded by the coding sequence ATGACATTCAAAGAGTATAAAGGATTGGATCTGGTGAAAGTCGGGGCAGATATCCTCGACAGGTGGAAGAAGAACCATGCCTTCGAGAAATCTCTCGAAGTGCGTGAGGGAGCTCCGGAGTTCATCTTTTTCGAGGGACCTCCGTCAGCTAACGGCATGCCTGGTATCCACCATGTCATGGCCCGTTCCATCAAGGATGCAATCTGTCGATATAAGACCCAGACAGGATATCGCGTAGCCCGCCGTGCAGGTTGGGATACCCACGGACTTCCTGTGGAGATCGGAGTGGAGAAGAAGCTCGGAATCCACAAGGAGGACATCGGCAAGAAGATTTCCGTCGCCGAGTACAACGATACCTGCCGCAAGGAGGTCATGAAATATACTCGCGAGTGGGTGAACATGACCGAGAGGGTAGGCTACTGGGTTGACATGAACGACCCGTACATCACCTACGACAACCGTTACATCGAGACTCTCTGGTATCTGCTCAAGAAGATTTATGACAAAGGCCTTCTCTACAAAGGTTTTTCAATACAGCCGTTCTCTCCTTCCGACGGTACCGGCCTCAGCTCCCATGAGCTCAACCAGCCGGGCTGCTACAAGGATGTGACCGACACCACCGTGACCTGCCAGTTCGAAGTCATCAAGGACGGCAAGTCTCAGCCTGTCTTCGGCGTCGAGTCCCTGCCTGTATATTTCCTCGCATGGACGACTACCCCGTGGACACTTCCTTCAAACACGGCTCTCTGCGTAGGCCCTGAGATCGATTATGTAAGAGTCCGCTCTTTCAACCCATATTCCGGCCAGGAGGCGATCTATATCGTGGCCAAGGCCCTCGTGGGCGCATGGTTTAACCCTAAGGCCGCCGAGCTCCGTCTCGACGAGTACAAGTCGGGCGACAAGCTCGTGCCTTACAAGGTGCTCGAAGGCGAGTTCAAGGGTTCCGAGCTGGTGGGCATCAGGTACCATCAGCTTATTCCTTGGTTCAAGCCTCAGGGCGGTGATTCCTTCAAGGTAATTTCCGGAGACTATGTGACCACCGAAGACGGTACCGGTATCGTACATATCGCTCCTACCTTCGGTGCTGATGACAAGAAAGTGGCCGCCAACTTCGGCATGGCCGCTCTCCAGGTGGTTGACAAGGATGGCAATCTTCAGGCGCAGGTGGACCGTTCAGGACGTTTCTACCGTCTCGAGGACCTCGATCCTGCATATGTCAGCGAGTGCGTGGATCCTTCATATGCCGAATATGCCGGCCGCTATGTCAAGAACGCCTTCGACGATAGCCTTCCTGCAGACGCTCCGACCCTCGACGTCGATCTCTGCATGATGATGAAGGCCGACGGCCGCGCATTCAAGATTCAGAAACATGTACATAGCTACCCTCACAGCTGGAGGACCGACAAGCCGGTGCTCTATTATCCTCTCGACGCATGGTTCATAAAGACTACTGCCGTCAAGGATGAGATGGTGGCTCTCAATAAGCAGATTACCTGGAAGCCGGAATCTACCGGTACCGGACGTTTCGGACAGTGGCTCGAGAACATCCAGGACTGGAACCTCAGCCGTAGCCGTTACTGGGGCACTCCGCTCCCTATCTGGCGTACGGAGGACGGCAAGGAAGAAATCTGCATAGGCTCCGTTGCCGAGCTCTTTGCCGAGATCGACAAGAGCGTCGCTGCCGGATTCATGAAGTCCAATCCTCTTAAGGACAAGGGTTTCGATCCTGCTGACATGAGCCTTGAGAATTACGACAAGATCGATCTGCACAGGCCATATGTGGATGATATTGTTCTCGTGTCCGCTTCCGGCAGGAAGATGGTCCGCGAGAGCGACCTTATCGATGTATGGTTCGATTCAGGCGCTATGCCATTCGCTCAGGAAGGTCTCCGCAACCTCCATTCCGGCAAATTCGGCGGCACTGCCGACTTCATCGCCGAAGGTGTCGACCAGACACGCGGATGGTTCTATACCCTGCATGCTATCCATACCATGATCAGCGGCACTCCTGCGTTCAAGAGAGTCATCTCCAACGGCCTTGTGCTTGACAAGGACGGCAACAAGATGAGCAAGCGTCTCGGCAATGCCGTGGATCCGTTCTATGCCCTCGACAAGTTCGGCGCAGACGCTCTCCGCTGGTATATGTTGACCAATGCCCAGCCTTGGGATAACCTCCGTTTCGACGAGGCCGGCGTAATCGAAGTGAGAAACAAGTTCTTCGGAACTCTTTACAATACCTATTCATTCTTCGCGCTTTATGCGAACGTGGACAAGTTCGATCTCTCTGCGCCTGCAGTGCCTTATGCCGAAAGGCCGGAGATCGACCGCTGGATAATCTCCCTGCTCAACACCCTTATCAAGGAAGTCAGGGCCGCCTACGAGGATTATGACATCACCCTCGCCGGACGTCTTATCCAGGAGTTCGTATGTGACAACCTCAGTAACTGGTATGTCCGTCTCGGACGTAAGCGTTTCTGGGGCGGAGACATGAATCAGGACAAGCTCAGCGCTTACCAGACCCTCTACGAGGTGCTCAAGAATGTGGCAGTGCTGGCAGCTCCGATTGCTCCTTTCTATATGGACCAGCTCTATCTCGATCTCGTTCCTGGTGCAGAGTCTGTGCATTATGTGCTTATGCCTGATGCTGATGCCTCTGTTATCGATACCGATCTGGAGGAGAGGATGGCTCTTGCCCAGACCGCTACCTCGATGGTGCTCGCGCTCAGGCGTAAGGTCTCCATCAAGGTGCGTCAGCCGCTCTCGAAGATTGTGATCCCTGTCCTTTCGGACAAGGTACGCGGTCAGCTTGAGGCTGTCAAGAAGCTGATACTCAACGAGGTCAATGTGAAGGAGGCTGAGTTCATAGCTGACGCCACGGGCCTTATCACCATGAAGATAAAGCCTAACTTCAAGACTCTCGGAAAGGTATATGGCAAGCAGATGAAGGAGATTGCCGCAGCCTTCGGCCGTATGGACCAGAAGACGATAGGTGAGATCCAGGCTGCCGAGGCCGCAGGTCTCGAGTACAAGCTCGCGCTCGAAGGCGGGGAAGTCGTTCTCCGTCCGGGAGATTATGAGATCTCGTCTGAGGACATGCCGGGCTGGCTCGTCGCAACTGAGGGCCGTATGACCATCGCTCTTGATGTCGAGATTTCTGATGAACTCCGCAGAGAGGGTGTCGCCCGTGAACTTATCAACAGAATTCAGAATTTAAGAAAGGACAGCGGCTTTGAGGTTACAGACCGCGTCGCTGTCGAGGTATACGCAACCGGCAAAGATTTTGAAGAGATTTCTTCAGCTCTGTCCCAGTTCCGTGATTATATATCTGCACAGACCTTGACCACAAGTCTCGTAGAACATGACGCTCCGGCTCCGGAAGGCGCTGCCTCCGTCGAGTGGAACGATAAACCAATCAACATAGTTATATCTAAAACTTACTAA
- a CDS encoding membrane protein required for colicin V production gives MNALDIIILLCFIPAIIQGVRKGLVCQIFDIVSVIAGAWLSYRFSGLLCKYAAPYIEASEALMHVIAFAVIMIAAVLIFRLIGKGVEAVVKLVLLGWLNKLLGVVFAVLKTGLILGILIILFNTVNAQFGIVKEETLSSSVLYTPLKDAAYSIFPYFKELLTKI, from the coding sequence ATGAATGCACTGGACATCATTATTCTGCTTTGTTTCATCCCCGCAATAATCCAGGGAGTGAGAAAAGGTCTCGTCTGCCAGATCTTCGACATAGTCTCGGTCATCGCAGGTGCCTGGCTATCATACCGTTTCTCCGGTTTGCTATGCAAATATGCCGCCCCGTATATCGAAGCGTCGGAGGCTCTGATGCACGTCATAGCCTTCGCTGTAATAATGATAGCCGCCGTGCTGATTTTCCGTCTGATAGGCAAAGGAGTAGAAGCAGTTGTCAAACTGGTGCTTCTGGGCTGGCTCAACAAACTCCTCGGAGTCGTATTCGCAGTCCTCAAGACAGGGCTCATACTCGGAATCCTGATAATACTTTTCAACACGGTCAACGCCCAGTTCGGAATCGTCAAGGAAGAGACACTGTCATCATCAGTGCTCTACACTCCGCTCAAGGACGCCGCATACTCCATATTTCCTTATTTCAAGGAACTTTTGACTAAGATCTAA